One window of the Labilibaculum sp. genome contains the following:
- a CDS encoding carbon starvation CstA family protein: MITFLSAILALILGYIFYGKFIERFFGANDRIKTPAVRLEDGVDFIPMPTWKMFTIQFLNIAGLGPIFGAILGAMYGPISYIWIVLGCIFMGASHDYFSGMLSIRSEGASLPEIVGKYLGSGIQNFIRIFTILLLLFVGVAFVTGPAGLLTDFTGGGLNWWLYGIFAYYLLATLLPINKIIGKIYPLFGFALLLMAVSIAGIMIFKSATGALILNEISFRELKNLHVNPTQNILYPMMFIVISCGAISGFHSTQSPMMARCMKKESFGRPVFYGAMIAEGIVAIIWATAAMNFFGNANELNAAISSGHNPAWIVNEICNTWLGKTGAIFAIIGVIACPITTGDTAFRSARLTIADIFSYNQKSIKNRLLVSIPLFALGFILSQLEFSTIWKYLGLSNQILSMVMLWTAAMYLAKEGKNHLPLSIPALFMTAICFTYLLVAPNKNGGLAINTQLGILLGIFIASSIFIWFLISNKQKTIKKPTNNLTTYLK; encoded by the coding sequence ATGATTACATTTTTAAGTGCAATTTTGGCATTAATACTTGGATACATTTTCTACGGTAAATTTATCGAACGATTTTTCGGTGCTAATGACAGGATAAAAACTCCGGCAGTCAGACTGGAAGACGGTGTTGATTTTATACCCATGCCAACCTGGAAAATGTTTACCATTCAATTTCTAAACATTGCAGGGTTAGGGCCAATTTTCGGTGCAATTTTAGGAGCCATGTATGGACCCATTTCATATATTTGGATTGTTTTGGGATGCATATTTATGGGAGCGAGCCATGATTATTTTTCAGGTATGCTTTCCATCAGAAGCGAAGGAGCCAGTCTTCCTGAGATCGTTGGCAAATATTTAGGCTCTGGCATTCAAAATTTCATAAGGATTTTCACAATCTTACTACTCTTATTTGTTGGTGTGGCTTTCGTAACCGGTCCTGCAGGATTACTCACTGATTTTACCGGAGGTGGTCTAAACTGGTGGCTTTATGGAATATTCGCATATTATCTTCTTGCTACTCTACTGCCAATTAATAAAATTATCGGTAAAATTTATCCTCTTTTTGGATTCGCATTGTTGCTGATGGCAGTAAGTATAGCTGGTATAATGATTTTCAAAAGTGCAACAGGAGCTTTAATATTGAATGAAATATCATTTAGAGAACTAAAAAATCTTCATGTAAATCCCACACAAAACATACTATATCCAATGATGTTTATCGTAATTTCCTGTGGTGCCATTTCAGGATTTCATTCCACCCAATCGCCAATGATGGCCCGTTGTATGAAAAAGGAAAGTTTTGGGCGGCCTGTATTTTATGGAGCCATGATTGCAGAGGGAATTGTTGCAATCATTTGGGCTACTGCCGCGATGAACTTCTTTGGCAACGCCAACGAATTAAATGCTGCCATTTCTTCCGGACACAATCCTGCTTGGATTGTTAATGAAATTTGCAATACCTGGCTGGGAAAAACAGGAGCAATTTTCGCAATTATTGGAGTAATTGCATGTCCGATTACAACGGGTGACACGGCATTTAGAAGTGCCCGACTTACAATCGCTGATATCTTTAGCTACAACCAAAAATCAATAAAAAACAGATTACTAGTATCAATCCCACTGTTTGCTCTTGGATTTATATTATCTCAACTTGAGTTTTCTACCATTTGGAAATATCTGGGCTTATCCAACCAAATTCTCTCTATGGTGATGTTATGGACTGCCGCTATGTATTTAGCTAAAGAAGGTAAAAATCATTTACCTTTAAGTATTCCGGCTCTATTTATGACTGCAATATGCTTTACTTATTTGTTGGTTGCTCCCAACAAAAATGGAGGTCTTGCAATAAACACTCAATTGGGTATTCTATTGGGAATATTCATAGCAAGTTCAATATTTATTTGGTTTCTGATAAGTAACAAACAAAAGACCATTAAAAAGCCAACAAATAATTTAACCACATATCTTAAATAA
- a CDS encoding electron transfer flavoprotein subunit beta/FixA family protein, with the protein MKGLKIVVLAKQVPDTRNVGKDAMKADGTVNRAVLPAIFNPEDLNALEQALRLKDKYPGTEVTLLTMGPGRAAEIIREGLYRGADNGILLSDRAFAGSDTLATSYALSCTLKKMGEIDIIIAGRQAIDGDTAQVGPQVAEKLGFPQITYAEEVVSVEKGKIVIKRRLERGVETVEGTLPMVVTVNASAPECRPRNAKYVMKYKHARAVSEMQNADEDYILLHNNRPYLNIGEWSVNDIETKAEELGLTGSPTKVKAIENVVFQAKEAKVLEPTDADMGELMKELIANHTIG; encoded by the coding sequence ATGAAAGGATTAAAAATTGTTGTTCTTGCTAAGCAGGTTCCCGATACCAGAAATGTTGGGAAGGATGCGATGAAAGCTGATGGAACCGTGAATAGAGCTGTATTACCAGCGATCTTCAATCCTGAAGATTTAAATGCACTTGAGCAAGCGTTGCGTTTGAAAGATAAGTACCCTGGAACAGAAGTTACTCTTTTAACAATGGGACCTGGCAGAGCCGCCGAAATTATCCGTGAAGGTCTTTATCGTGGTGCTGATAATGGAATACTTTTATCGGATCGTGCTTTTGCCGGTTCTGATACATTGGCAACTTCTTATGCTCTTTCTTGTACCCTAAAAAAAATGGGTGAAATTGATATTATTATTGCAGGCCGTCAGGCAATCGATGGAGATACTGCTCAGGTTGGACCTCAGGTAGCTGAGAAATTGGGATTTCCTCAAATTACTTATGCTGAGGAAGTAGTTTCTGTAGAAAAAGGAAAAATTGTAATTAAACGCCGTTTAGAGCGTGGTGTTGAGACTGTAGAGGGAACTTTACCTATGGTGGTAACAGTAAACGCTTCAGCTCCTGAGTGTCGTCCGCGAAATGCTAAATATGTAATGAAATACAAGCATGCCAGAGCTGTTTCCGAAATGCAGAATGCTGATGAAGATTACATCCTGTTGCACAACAACCGTCCTTATTTGAATATTGGCGAATGGAGTGTAAATGATATCGAAACTAAAGCAGAAGAGCTTGGTTTAACTGGATCTCCTACAAAGGTAAAGGCTATTGAAAATGTAGTTTTTCAAGCTAAAGAGGCTAAAGTTCTTGAGCCAACTGATGCTGATATGGGTGAATTAATGAAAGAATTAATCGCTAACCATACCATCGGATAG
- a CDS encoding electron transfer flavoprotein subunit alpha/FixB family protein — MNNVFVYCEIEEGQVADVSLELLTKGRKLADDLKCELEAIVIGADLKGVEKQIMPYGVDTIWIASDKRLYPYTTLPHTSIIVKLFGEEKPQIALMGATSIGRDLGPRVSSALHSGLTADCTSLIIGDHEDKKNNKVYKDLLYQIRPAFGGNIVATIINPDCRPQMATVREGVMKKEIRSEAYKGKVKQLDVEKYVSAEDFVVKVIERHMEASKVNIKNAGIIIAGGYGVGSKENFDKLYELADVIGAEVGASRAAVDAGYASHERQIGQTGVTVRPKLYIACGISGQIQHTAGMEESSMVIAINTDKNAPINNFADYIITGDIADVIPKMIKQYKENTK, encoded by the coding sequence GTGAACAACGTATTTGTATATTGTGAAATAGAAGAGGGACAGGTTGCAGATGTAAGCCTTGAACTTTTAACCAAAGGTCGAAAACTAGCTGACGATTTAAAGTGTGAGTTGGAAGCTATCGTAATTGGAGCTGACCTTAAAGGTGTTGAGAAGCAGATTATGCCTTATGGTGTGGATACCATTTGGATTGCCAGTGATAAGCGTTTGTATCCTTACACTACATTGCCTCACACATCAATTATTGTGAAATTATTCGGGGAAGAAAAACCGCAGATTGCTTTGATGGGTGCTACAAGTATTGGTCGTGATTTAGGGCCTCGTGTCTCTTCAGCTCTTCATTCAGGTTTAACTGCTGATTGTACCAGTTTGATTATTGGTGATCATGAAGACAAGAAGAACAACAAAGTATATAAGGATTTATTGTACCAAATTCGTCCGGCTTTTGGAGGAAATATTGTAGCTACAATCATCAATCCTGATTGTCGTCCGCAGATGGCTACCGTTCGTGAAGGTGTGATGAAAAAGGAAATCCGATCGGAAGCTTACAAAGGAAAAGTAAAGCAGCTTGACGTAGAGAAATATGTAAGCGCTGAAGATTTTGTAGTGAAGGTGATTGAGCGTCATATGGAAGCTTCAAAAGTGAACATTAAAAACGCAGGTATTATTATCGCTGGAGGTTACGGTGTTGGTTCCAAAGAGAATTTTGATAAATTGTATGAATTAGCTGATGTTATTGGTGCAGAAGTTGGTGCTTCCCGTGCTGCTGTTGATGCTGGTTATGCATCTCATGAACGGCAAATTGGACAAACTGGTGTTACTGTTCGTCCTAAACTATATATTGCCTGCGGTATTTCGGGGCAGATTCAGCATACTGCCGGTATGGAAGAATCCTCGATGGTAATTGCTATTAATACCGATAAGAATGCACCAATAAACAATTTTGCCGACTATATAATTACTGGTGATATTGCTGATGTGATTCCAAAAATGATTAAGCAATACAAAGAAAACACCAAGTAA
- a CDS encoding acyl-CoA dehydrogenase family protein → MANFYNDNDDLKFHLDHPLMKKIVALKERNFEDKETYDYAPLDFEDAMDSYDRTLEIVGEICGDIIDPNAESVDQEGPKVVNDRVIYARGTQENHDALTKAGLIGMSLPREYDGLNFPLVPYVMAAELVSRADAGFANIWGLQDCAETIHEFASKEQKMDYLPRFAKGATAAMDLTEPDAGSDLQAVQLKATYNAKEDQWYLDGVKRFITNGDGEVALVLARSEEGTNDGRGLSMFIYDKKHMAVKVRRIEHKMGIIGSPTCELVFTHAPAELVGDRKMGLIKYVMSLMNGARLGVGAQSVGIAEAAYREGLAYAKERRQFGKAIIKFPAVYEMLTNMEAKLNASRSMLYETCRMVDVYKCYYHISQDRSLDKDERNEMKKYQKIADVLTPMLKLFASEYCNQIAYDSLQIHAGSGYMKDYPIERLVRDARITNIYEGTSQLQVVAAVRGVTTGQYLAQIKDYEASDLNPQLEYIRTMLKGMTEQYEKAVAKVTAINATADHNDFLDFHARRLVEMAGYIVMGYLTLLDTTRNDKYQESCEVYVKMGKSVCAGHLDYIQNSDLKDLGIFKK, encoded by the coding sequence ATGGCTAATTTCTATAATGATAATGATGATTTGAAGTTCCACTTGGATCATCCTTTAATGAAAAAAATTGTTGCCCTTAAAGAGCGCAACTTCGAAGATAAAGAAACATATGATTATGCTCCTCTCGATTTTGAGGATGCAATGGATTCTTACGATCGCACCCTGGAAATTGTAGGTGAGATTTGTGGAGATATCATTGATCCTAATGCAGAGAGTGTTGATCAGGAAGGACCAAAAGTTGTTAACGATCGTGTAATTTACGCAAGAGGAACACAAGAAAACCATGACGCTTTAACAAAAGCGGGTCTAATTGGAATGAGCTTGCCGCGTGAATATGATGGATTGAATTTTCCTTTGGTACCTTACGTAATGGCTGCAGAGTTGGTATCTCGTGCAGATGCTGGTTTTGCAAATATTTGGGGGCTTCAGGATTGTGCTGAAACAATTCATGAATTTGCTTCGAAAGAGCAAAAAATGGATTACTTGCCACGTTTTGCCAAAGGAGCAACTGCGGCTATGGATTTAACTGAGCCGGATGCAGGTTCTGATTTGCAGGCAGTTCAATTAAAAGCTACATATAATGCCAAAGAAGATCAGTGGTATTTAGATGGTGTTAAACGATTCATTACCAATGGTGATGGTGAGGTTGCATTAGTTTTAGCCCGTTCAGAAGAAGGAACTAACGATGGTCGTGGTTTGTCTATGTTTATTTACGACAAAAAACACATGGCTGTTAAGGTTCGCCGTATCGAGCACAAAATGGGTATTATTGGATCTCCTACCTGTGAGTTGGTATTTACTCATGCCCCTGCCGAATTGGTGGGAGACCGTAAAATGGGATTGATCAAATATGTAATGTCATTAATGAATGGCGCGCGTTTAGGTGTTGGTGCTCAATCCGTAGGTATTGCAGAAGCTGCATATCGTGAAGGTTTGGCATATGCTAAGGAACGTCGTCAGTTTGGCAAAGCAATTATTAAATTTCCAGCCGTTTACGAAATGTTGACCAATATGGAGGCGAAGTTGAATGCTTCCCGTTCCATGTTGTATGAAACATGTCGTATGGTTGATGTTTACAAGTGTTACTACCATATCTCTCAGGATCGTTCTTTGGATAAGGATGAGAGAAATGAGATGAAGAAGTACCAAAAAATTGCTGATGTACTGACTCCAATGTTGAAATTATTTGCATCGGAGTATTGTAATCAAATTGCTTACGATTCATTACAGATTCATGCTGGTTCGGGTTACATGAAAGATTACCCAATTGAGCGTTTGGTGCGTGATGCCCGTATCACGAATATTTATGAAGGAACATCTCAGTTACAGGTTGTTGCAGCTGTTCGCGGAGTTACAACTGGTCAGTACCTAGCTCAAATTAAAGATTACGAAGCTTCTGATTTAAATCCACAATTGGAATATATTAGAACTATGCTTAAAGGCATGACTGAGCAATATGAGAAAGCTGTTGCCAAGGTTACTGCGATTAATGCAACTGCAGATCACAACGATTTCTTAGATTTTCATGCACGTCGTTTGGTAGAAATGGCTGGATATATTGTTATGGGATATCTTACTTTATTGGATACAACACGTAATGATAAATACCAAGAGTCATGTGAAGTTTATGTGAAAATGGGAAAATCAGTTTGCGCTGGTCACTTGGATTACATTCAAAATTCAGATTTGAAAGACTTAGGTATTTTCAAAAAATAA
- a CDS encoding outer membrane beta-barrel protein produces the protein MKGKKLLIGAIALFIGFTVAAQDKADFTPSGKVNGKVFFNYHYDMSKGTEKESSFEIKRAYFGYDYSIAKGLKASITLDVDKNDGGSDYTVFLKKAQLEWKASSAVKVSLGMIGTVQFSDQESFWGYRYIMKSFNDEYGFGSSADLGIKANFKLSDSFSANAFVINGEGYKKVQDEDGKQKVGASLLYQNKGLIAKVYADANTTTVVGEGGSEEDVTVTALATFVGYKFSEKFRLAAEYNQLINGTKYSSAADNHDLEGMSVYSTYTFDKKWEVFGRYDYLTSNTLQGETEKWNLSKNGSAITAGVQYAPAKGVKMAFNYQGFMKKESASNDNSMVYVNFEFKF, from the coding sequence ATGAAAGGAAAAAAATTATTAATTGGTGCAATAGCATTGTTTATAGGTTTTACAGTTGCAGCCCAGGATAAAGCAGATTTTACGCCATCAGGAAAAGTGAATGGTAAAGTGTTCTTTAACTATCATTACGATATGTCAAAAGGAACAGAAAAAGAAAGCAGCTTCGAAATTAAGAGAGCTTACTTTGGGTACGATTATAGTATTGCAAAAGGATTAAAAGCGAGTATCACTCTTGATGTCGATAAAAATGATGGTGGTAGTGATTATACAGTTTTTCTTAAGAAAGCTCAATTGGAGTGGAAAGCATCTTCTGCAGTAAAAGTTTCTTTAGGTATGATTGGTACCGTTCAGTTTTCAGATCAGGAAAGCTTTTGGGGATATCGTTACATTATGAAATCATTTAACGATGAATATGGTTTTGGATCGAGCGCTGATTTAGGGATAAAAGCTAATTTTAAGCTAAGTGATTCTTTTTCTGCAAATGCATTTGTAATTAATGGTGAAGGATATAAAAAAGTGCAGGATGAAGATGGAAAACAAAAAGTAGGAGCAAGTCTACTCTATCAGAACAAGGGCTTAATCGCAAAAGTGTATGCCGATGCGAATACAACAACTGTTGTTGGTGAAGGAGGAAGTGAAGAAGATGTAACAGTAACAGCTTTAGCTACTTTTGTTGGCTATAAATTTTCTGAAAAATTTAGATTGGCCGCAGAATATAATCAATTGATTAATGGAACTAAATATTCAAGTGCTGCGGACAATCACGATTTGGAGGGAATGTCGGTTTATTCAACTTATACATTTGATAAGAAATGGGAAGTATTTGGAAGATATGATTACTTAACTTCAAACACTTTACAAGGAGAGACTGAGAAGTGGAATTTATCAAAAAATGGGAGTGCCATCACTGCAGGTGTTCAGTATGCACCAGCGAAAGGTGTTAAAATGGCATTCAATTACCAAGGATTCATGAAAAAAGAATCTGCTTCGAACGACAACTCAATGGTATACGTAAACTTTGAGTTTAAATTCTAA
- the glpT gene encoding glycerol-3-phosphate transporter codes for MIGFLKPAAHKEMLPDNKIDPTYKRLRLQVFVGIFLGYAGYYLVRKVFSLAMPDLIALGYSKTQLGFALSGVSVAYGLSKFIMGNVSDRSNARRFLTFGLVLSAITMIVMGILPVATSSIAIMFVLLLLNGWFQGMGWPPCGRVMVHWFSIRERGTKMSIWNVAHNVGGGIIGPLAILGVAIFTDWQSKLYFPGFVALVVAFIAWLLIRDTPQSCGLPNIEKFKDDYPDSYSEKYEEEMTAKEIFMKYILKNRLLWSIAFANAFVYLVRYGVLDWAPLYLEEAKGFSIKETGWAYFAYEWAGIPGTILCGYLSDKVFKGKRAPVSIIYMVLVFISVLMYWFSESIVMNSIALICIGFLIYGPVMLIGVHALDLVPKKAAGTAAGLTGLFGYMGGALFANIAMGAVVDMWGWDGGFIVLLAACVAAIILIGISWIQERNGHNGLHV; via the coding sequence ATGATTGGTTTCTTGAAACCGGCAGCACACAAGGAAATGTTGCCCGATAATAAAATTGACCCAACTTACAAACGATTGCGTTTGCAGGTGTTTGTAGGTATATTTCTTGGATATGCAGGTTATTATTTGGTGAGGAAAGTGTTCTCATTGGCGATGCCGGATTTAATTGCATTGGGGTATTCTAAAACACAGTTAGGCTTTGCTTTATCAGGAGTTTCTGTAGCATATGGTCTTAGTAAGTTTATAATGGGAAATGTTTCGGATCGAAGTAATGCCCGACGTTTTTTAACTTTTGGCTTGGTGCTTTCCGCTATTACAATGATTGTAATGGGGATTCTTCCTGTAGCTACATCATCTATTGCAATCATGTTTGTATTGCTTTTGTTAAACGGATGGTTCCAGGGAATGGGATGGCCTCCATGTGGTCGAGTAATGGTGCATTGGTTCTCTATTCGGGAACGTGGAACAAAAATGTCTATTTGGAATGTAGCACATAATGTTGGTGGAGGAATTATTGGGCCATTAGCGATTTTGGGTGTTGCAATTTTTACTGATTGGCAATCAAAGTTGTATTTTCCCGGGTTTGTAGCATTGGTGGTCGCATTTATAGCCTGGTTGCTAATTCGTGACACACCTCAGTCTTGTGGACTTCCAAATATTGAAAAATTTAAAGATGATTATCCTGATTCTTATTCTGAAAAGTACGAGGAGGAGATGACTGCTAAGGAAATCTTTATGAAATACATCTTAAAAAATAGATTGTTGTGGTCAATTGCCTTTGCAAATGCTTTTGTATATCTGGTTCGATATGGTGTGCTTGATTGGGCTCCGTTATATCTTGAAGAAGCCAAGGGATTCTCAATTAAAGAAACAGGTTGGGCGTATTTTGCTTATGAATGGGCAGGTATTCCTGGTACAATATTATGTGGTTACTTAAGCGATAAGGTGTTTAAAGGAAAACGTGCTCCTGTGAGTATCATTTATATGGTATTGGTTTTCATTTCGGTACTAATGTATTGGTTTAGTGAGTCGATTGTAATGAATTCAATAGCTCTAATTTGTATAGGTTTCTTGATTTATGGTCCTGTGATGCTAATTGGTGTTCATGCACTGGATTTGGTTCCTAAAAAAGCAGCAGGAACCGCGGCAGGCTTAACAGGATTGTTTGGTTACATGGGAGGTGCATTGTTTGCAAATATTGCAATGGGTGCCGTTGTAGATATGTGGGGATGGGATGGTGGATTCATCGTTCTTCTGGCAGCTTGTGTTGCAGCTATTATTTTGATAGGTATTTCTTGGATACAGGAACGCAATGGGCATAATGGTTTGCATGTTTAA
- a CDS encoding glycerophosphodiester phosphodiesterase family protein: protein MKNFNVKNLLAGAFILSSIGFAGCEDDTPDYNPYNNYKTYPLKELSAEAKVVRDYVKADAVIAHRGSTFWAPEETEAAFRWARNMGADYLEIDLQRTKDGVLLALHDGNLRRTSNIESQFPGKEDYPVSYFTLAELRKLDAGAWFNIAVPENARQSFVGQKISTLEEVLKISEGMRIKRVAGEPVKDMTRLDEAGLWAGYYEFEVDLQDNGNRPGVYAETKEPYLFGGMEADLAAFLTDAGWNITDSPKAIATIPGKVDVANTNGRFILQTFSRESVVKLEKELPGVPKCMLLWEDESAAYVRPSNSIESLAEFINFSVEYNCHIAGPSVKGKPNGYPDLTEPWMCEMYHRAGMIVHAYSFDTEDQLRRYNGDYFYAGVSRFDDPAREISGDYKYDVNPNMFIDGGFTNLTDLSMNYQNREVVGTAQEVMDNLGY, encoded by the coding sequence ATGAAAAACTTTAATGTGAAAAATTTGCTGGCAGGTGCTTTTATCCTGTCTAGTATTGGATTTGCAGGTTGTGAAGATGACACTCCTGATTATAATCCTTATAATAATTATAAAACTTATCCTCTTAAAGAGCTAAGCGCTGAAGCAAAAGTAGTTCGTGATTATGTGAAGGCAGATGCTGTTATTGCTCACCGTGGTTCTACTTTTTGGGCTCCGGAAGAGACTGAAGCTGCTTTTCGTTGGGCTCGTAATATGGGTGCTGATTATTTAGAAATTGATCTTCAGAGAACTAAAGATGGCGTATTGCTTGCTTTACATGATGGAAATCTTCGTCGTACTTCAAATATTGAAAGTCAATTTCCAGGAAAAGAAGATTACCCAGTAAGTTATTTTACATTGGCAGAGTTACGTAAGCTAGATGCTGGAGCTTGGTTTAATATTGCAGTACCAGAAAATGCTCGTCAGTCATTTGTAGGACAAAAAATTTCAACTTTGGAAGAAGTTTTGAAAATTTCTGAAGGAATGAGAATTAAGCGTGTAGCTGGTGAACCAGTAAAAGATATGACTCGTTTAGATGAGGCAGGTTTATGGGCTGGATATTACGAGTTTGAAGTAGATCTGCAGGATAATGGTAACCGTCCGGGAGTTTATGCTGAGACTAAAGAACCATATTTATTCGGTGGAATGGAAGCTGACTTAGCTGCTTTTTTAACTGATGCAGGTTGGAATATTACAGATTCTCCTAAAGCAATTGCAACAATTCCTGGTAAAGTTGATGTAGCAAATACAAATGGTCGTTTTATTTTACAAACTTTCTCTCGTGAGTCTGTTGTGAAATTGGAGAAAGAATTACCTGGTGTACCTAAGTGTATGTTGCTTTGGGAAGACGAAAGTGCAGCTTATGTTCGTCCTTCAAATTCTATTGAATCTTTAGCTGAATTCATCAATTTTTCAGTGGAGTACAATTGTCACATTGCTGGTCCTTCTGTAAAAGGAAAGCCAAATGGTTATCCTGATTTAACAGAGCCTTGGATGTGTGAAATGTATCACCGTGCAGGCATGATTGTTCATGCTTATTCTTTTGATACTGAAGATCAGTTAAGAAGATACAATGGTGATTATTTTTATGCTGGAGTATCACGTTTTGACGATCCTGCTCGTGAAATCAGTGGTGATTATAAGTATGATGTGAACCCTAATATGTTTATCGATGGTGGTTTTACTAATTTGACTGATTTGTCAATGAATTATCAAAACCGCGAAGTAGTTGGAACGGCTCAGGAAGTAATGGATAATTTAGGCTACTAA
- a CDS encoding porin — protein MLRKLYIATLALGMVATSAIGQEKQLTAESNKGGIVLTSADKDYQISLNGRIYMDGVHYFDDVTDLSSDASISDVRLGTTVKWGQWSAKINVSFGNDEVKIKDAFLRYNYLKNSIFTVGNFFEPFGIEGSASSKDLRFIGASNTTEAMGIGRSIGLGYTYYTDKFYGSTGIFAGSVDNHNKGDQGFSTTTKLVYTPIVNDKVTFQLGGSFTYRIPEANGFNSLNDDDYNREVVLAAGPEHKFLNADIAHARTDMRYNFQSLVLSGPFMLQAEYTKTKVTRDDDYVTQLMKDGPAYYVTYAWPTVPGDYPGWYGELRDIETKAYYVQTGFLLGDNYSYNSSTAYVNRPKAGSYEFLLRYDNTNLNDIDGTYFNGAYGPADLGAALGGAGNMSIQGGKSESYSVAVNYYLNDNVMFRLNYSYMDVQNQVYPLDEKIGMVKARVQVNF, from the coding sequence ATGTTAAGAAAATTATATATCGCTACACTAGCTTTAGGAATGGTGGCGACAAGTGCAATAGGTCAGGAGAAACAATTAACTGCTGAATCTAATAAAGGAGGAATCGTTTTGACCTCAGCCGATAAAGATTATCAAATTAGTCTTAATGGTAGAATTTATATGGATGGTGTTCATTATTTCGATGATGTAACCGATTTAAGTTCTGATGCTTCTATCAGTGATGTTAGGTTGGGAACAACAGTGAAATGGGGACAGTGGAGTGCTAAAATAAATGTTAGTTTTGGTAATGACGAAGTGAAAATCAAAGATGCGTTTTTGCGATATAATTATTTGAAAAACAGCATTTTTACAGTTGGTAATTTCTTCGAGCCTTTCGGTATTGAGGGATCTGCGTCAAGCAAAGATCTTCGTTTTATTGGAGCTTCCAATACTACAGAAGCTATGGGAATCGGTCGAAGCATAGGTTTAGGTTATACTTACTATACCGATAAGTTTTATGGGTCAACTGGTATTTTTGCGGGCTCAGTAGATAATCATAATAAAGGAGATCAGGGGTTTTCAACAACAACAAAATTGGTTTATACTCCGATTGTTAACGACAAAGTAACTTTTCAATTAGGAGGTTCATTTACATATCGTATTCCTGAAGCTAATGGTTTTAATAGCCTAAACGATGATGATTATAATCGTGAGGTCGTTTTAGCAGCTGGTCCTGAGCATAAATTTTTGAATGCTGATATTGCTCATGCAAGAACAGATATGCGTTACAATTTTCAGTCTTTAGTTCTTAGCGGACCTTTCATGTTACAAGCTGAATACACTAAGACTAAAGTAACTCGTGATGACGATTATGTTACGCAGTTAATGAAAGATGGCCCAGCTTATTATGTAACTTATGCTTGGCCAACTGTACCAGGTGATTACCCAGGATGGTATGGTGAGCTTCGTGATATCGAAACAAAAGCTTATTACGTACAAACAGGATTCCTTTTAGGGGATAACTATTCTTACAATTCTTCAACAGCATATGTCAATCGCCCAAAGGCAGGTTCTTATGAATTTCTATTGCGCTACGATAATACTAATTTGAATGATATCGATGGTACTTATTTTAACGGAGCCTATGGTCCTGCTGATTTAGGTGCTGCTTTAGGCGGAGCTGGAAACATGAGTATTCAGGGTGGAAAATCAGAGAGCTATAGTGTAGCTGTTAACTATTACTTAAACGATAATGTAATGTTTCGTTTAAACTACAGCTACATGGATGTTCAAAACCAAGTGTATCCATTGGATGAAAAAATTGGTATGGTTAAAGCCAGAGTTCAAGTGAACTTCTAG